One window of Camelina sativa cultivar DH55 chromosome 4, Cs, whole genome shotgun sequence genomic DNA carries:
- the LOC104783223 gene encoding uncharacterized protein LOC104783223 translates to MAADGIFHSIFEGCISGLDSAIERRPYHKNCGCALHDKPSGVGKNQNQKRPPSCRRHGSSESISFSIRRSWSEGNIMALNMFPSSSSSSNLQSLSSSSSLSNLASDLPVDEAATEVPSRSNNQQLRWTIDEDD, encoded by the coding sequence atggccGCCGACGGGATATTTCACAGCATCTTCGAAGGATGTATCTCGGGCCTTGATTCCGCCATCGAGAGGCGTCCTTACCACAAAAACTGCGGATGTGCGCTCCACGATAAACCAAGCGGCGttggaaaaaatcaaaatcagaaacgGCCGCCGTCATGTCGCCGACACGGAAGCTCAGAGAGCATCTCGTTCTCGATCCGAAGATCTTGGAGCGAAGGAAACATCATGGCTCTGAATATGTTcccttcgtcgtcttcttcgtctaaTCTCCAATCGCtttcgtcgtcgtcttctctcTCAAATCTGGCGTCCGATTTACCGGTGGACGAAGCTGCGACGGAGGTTCCGAGTAGATCTAATAATCAACAGCTGCGATGGACGATTGAcgaagatgattga
- the LOC104783226 gene encoding phosphatidylinositol 4-kinase gamma 4-like isoform X1, whose product MSSAGVALSPVRSEPLIMPLVRANSCVDSLPDDTIMIYLTLPGSVIPMRVLESDSIESVKLRIQSYRGFVVRNQKLVFGGRELARSNSNMRDYGVSEGNILHLVLKLSDLQVLDVKTTCGKHCRFHVERGRNIGYVKKQISKKRGGDFVDPDEQELLYEGEKLEDQSLINDICRNDDSVLHLLVRRSAKVRAKPVEKNFELSIVAPQASSDNNKGREPDCVVPPKKLSLEPVIINSKAQVPLVVQDMIKSASDGLNSGNPPVRSREGTGGAYFMQGPSGNKFVGVFKPIDEEPMAENNPQGLPLSPSGEGLKKGTKVGEGALREVAAYVLDHPKSGNRSMSGEEIGFAGVPPTTMIGCLHPGFNHPKGIKTKIGSLQMFTENDGSCEDMGPLSFPVEEVHKISVLDIRLANADRHGGNILMTKDENGKIVLVPIDHGYCLPESFEDCTFEWLYWPQARKPYSVETQNYIRSLDAEEDIDLLKFYGWKMPVETARTLRISTMLLKKGVERGLTAFEIGTIMCRETLTKKSLVEEMVEEAQEAVLPGTSEAAFLEALFDVMDYHLDEVVSSQEH is encoded by the exons ATGTCATCAGCTGGTGTTGCGTTAAGTCCGGTTCGTAGCGAGCCTTTGATTATGCCTCTGGTTCGTGCGAACTCTTGTGTTGATTCCTTACCAGACGACACCATTATGATCTACCTCACTCTCCCCGGATCGGTTATACCCATGCGAGTGCTCGAGTCTGATTCTATTGAGTCTGTTAAGCTTCGGATTCAGTCTTACCGCGGGTTTGTTGTGAGGAATCAGAAGCTTGTTTTCGGGGGACGTGAACTAGCTAGAAGCAATTCTAATATGCGTGACTACGGTGTCAGTGAAGGCAACATACTTCACTTGGTTCTTAAGCTCTCTGATCTCCAGGTTCTTGATGTTAAGACCACCTGTGGGAAACACTGCAGGTTCCATGTTGAGAGAGGGAGGAACATTGGCTATGTCAAGAAGCAGATTTCTAAAAAACGTGGTGGTGACTTTGTTGATCCTGATGAACAGGAGTTGCTTTACGAAGGTGAGAAGTTGGAGGATCAGAGTCTTATTAATGACATTTGCAGAAACGATGACTCTGTTTTGCATCTTCTTGTTCGGAGATCTGCTAAAGTTCGAGCTAAGCCTGTCGAGAAGAA CTTTGAGTTGTCTATTGTTGCCCCACAAGCTAGTAGTGATAATAACAAGGGTCGTGAACCTGACTGCGTTGTGCCACCTAAGAAGCTATCTTTAGAGCCGGTGATTATCAACTCCAAGGCTCAAGTACCTCTGGTGGTTCAAGATATGATTAAGTCTGCTTCGGATGGACTAAATAGTGGGAATCCTCCGGTTAGGTCAAGAGAAGGCACGGGAGGTGCTTATTTCATGCAGGGTCCATCAGGCAACAAATTTGTTGGTGTATTTAAGCCTATTGATGAGGAACCAATGGCTGAAAACAATCCTCAAGGTTTACCACTTTCTCCAAGCGGTGAAGGTTTGAAGAAAGGAACGAAAGTTGGTGAAGGTGCGTTAAGAGAAGTCGCTGCTTACGTTTTGGATCATCCCAAAAGTGGGAACCGATCTATGTCTGGTGAAGAGATAGGTTTTGCTGGTGTACCTCCCACAACTATGATTGGATGTCTCCATCCTGGGTTTAACCATCCCAAAGGAATCAAAACCAAGATTGGGTCACTTCAGATGTTTACAGAGAATGATGGCAGCTGTGAAGATATGGGTCCACTTTCATTTCCAGTAGAGGAAGTTCATAAGATTTCTGTGCTGGATATCAGACTTGCCAACGCAGACAGACATGGTGGGAACATTCTGATGACCAAAGATGAAAACGGAAAGATCGTTTTGGTTCCTATCGATCATGGATACTGCTTGCCTGAAAGC TTTGAAGATTGCACGTTCGAGTGGCTATATTGGCCACAAGCCAGGAAACCGTACTCTGTGGAGACTCAAAATTACATTAGATCACTGGACGCAGAGGAAGATATCGATCTACTGAAGTTCTATGGGTGGAAAATGCCTGTGGAGACGGCTAGAACGCTCAGAATCTCAACAATGCTTCTGAAGAAAGGAGTGGAAAGAGGACTAACAGCATTTGAGATTGGGACCATAATGTGCAGAGAAACACTGACTAAGAAGTCGCTAGTGGAAGAAATGGTAGAGGAAGCTCAAGAAGCGGTGCTTCCAGGGACGAGCGAAGCTGCATTCCTCGAAGCTCTATTCGATGTGATGGATTACCATCTCGATGAGGTGGTTAGCTCTCAGGAACACTAa
- the LOC104783226 gene encoding phosphatidylinositol 4-kinase gamma 4-like isoform X2, with product MSSAGVALSPVRSEPLIMPLVRANSCVDSLPDDTIMIYLTLPGSVIPMRVLESDSIESVKLRIQSYRGFVVRNQKLVFGGRELARSNSNMRDYGVSEGNILHLVLKLSDLQVLDVKTTCGKHCRFHVERGRNIGYVKKQISKKRGGDFVDPDEQELLYEGEKLEDQSLINDICRNDDSVLHLLVRRSAKVRAKPVEKNFELSIVAPQASSDNNKGREPDCVVPPKKLSLEPVIINSKAQVPLVVQDMIKSASDGLNSGNPPVRSREGTGGAYFMQGPSGNKFVGVFKPIDEEPMAENNPQGLPLSPSGEGLKKGTKVGEGALREVAAYVLDHPKSGNRSMSGEEIGFAGVPPTTMIGCLHPGFNHPKGIKTKIGSLQMFTENDGSCEDMGPLSFPVEEVHKISVLDIRLANADRHGGNILMTKDENGKIVLVPIDHGYCLPESFEDCTFEWLYWPQARKPYSVETQNYIRSLDAEEDIDLLKFYGWKMPVETARTLRISTMLLKKGVERGLTAFEIGTIMCRETLTKKSLVEEMVEEAQEAVLPGTSEAAFLEALFDVMDYHLDEVVSSQEH from the exons ATGTCATCAGCTGGTGTTGCGTTAAGTCCGGTTCGTAGCGAGCCTTTGATTATGCCTCTGGTTCGTGCGAACTCTTGTGTTGATTCCTTACCAGACGACACCATTATGATCTACCTCACT CTCCCCGGATCGGTTATACCCATGCGAGTGCTCGAGTCTGATTCTATTGAGTCTGTTAAGCTTCGGATTCAGTCTTACCGCGGGTTTGTTGTGAGGAATCAGAAGCTTGTTTTCGGGGGACGTGAACTAGCTAGAAGCAATTCTAATATGCGTGATTACGGTGTCAGTGAAGGCAACATACTTCACTTGGTTCTTAAGCTCTCTGATCTCCAGGTTCTTGATGTTAAGACCACCTGTGGTAAACACTGCAGGTTCCATGTTGAGAGAGGGAGGAACATTGGCTATGTCAAGAAGCAGATTTCTAAAAAACGTGGTGGTGACTTTGTTGATCCTGATGAACAGGAGTTGCTTTACGAAGGTGAGAAGTTGGAGGATCAGAGTCTTATTAATGACATTTGCAGAAACGATGACTCTGTTTTGCATCTTCTTGTTCGGAGATCTGCTAAAGTTCGAGCTAAGCCTGTCGAGAAGAACTTTGAGTTGTCTATTGTTGCCCCACAAGCTAGTAGTGATAATAACAAGGGTCGTGAACCTGACTGCGTTGTGCCACCTAAGAAGCTATCTTTAGAGCCGGTGATTATCAACTCCAAGGCTCAAGTACCTCTGGTGGTTCAAGATATGATTAAGTCTGCTTCGGATGGACTAAATAGTGGGAATCCTCCGGTTAGGTCAAGAGAAGGCACGGGAGGTGCTTATTTCATGCAGGGTCCATCAGGCAACAAATTTGTTGGTGTATTTAAGCCTATTGATGAGGAACCAATGGCTGAAAACAATCCTCAAGGTTTACCACTTTCTCCAAGCGGTGAAGGTTTGAAGAAAGGAACGAAAGTTGGTGAAGGTGCGTTAAGAGAAGTCGCTGCTTACGTTTTGGATCATCCCAAAAGTGGGAACCGATCTATGTCTGGTGAAGAGATAGGTTTTGCTGGTGTACCTCCCACAACTATGATTGGATGTCTCCATCCTGGGTTTAACCATCCCAAAGGAATCAAAACCAAGATTGGGTCACTTCAGATGTTTACAGAGAATGATGGCAGCTGTGAAGATATGGGTCCACTTTCATTTCCAGTAGAGGAAGTTCATAAGATTTCTGTGCTGGATATCAGACTTGCCAACGCAGACAGACATGGTGGGAACATTCTGATGACCAAAGATGAAAACGGAAAGATCGTTTTGGTTCCTATCGATCATGGATACTGCTTGCCTGAAAGC TTTGAAGATTGCACGTTCGAGTGGCTATATTGGCCACAAGCCAGGAAACCGTACTCTGTGGAGACTCAAAATTACATTAGATCACTGGACGCAGAGGAAGATATCGATCTACTGAAGTTCTATGGGTGGAAAATGCCTGTGGAGACGGCTAGAACGCTCAGAATCTCAACAATGCTTCTGAAGAAAGGAGTGGAAAGAGGACTAACAGCATTTGAGATTGGGACCATAATGTGCAGAGAAACACTGACTAAGAAGTCGCTAGTGGAAGAAATGGTAGAGGAAGCTCAAGAAGCGGTGCTTCCAGGGACGAGCGAAGCTGCATTCCTCGAAGCTCTATTCGATGTGATGGATTACCATCTCGATGAGGTGGTTAGCTCTCAGGAACACTAa
- the LOC104783227 gene encoding succinate dehydrogenase subunit 4, mitochondrial, giving the protein MSLRRTILDLHRQSHKASLSKSFPFSMSQISSASATTAVRNPLGMGRDLSSIPFALAQKLKPDSTNLVTDRSISSSIRQSNLNNAAKFSRLSSSRGYTNASFLPKIHLLYHINEGMEEILADYVHQEMTRHLMVISLGLFQFIVIKDIFVFLF; this is encoded by the coding sequence ATGTCTCTCCGCCGCACTATCCTCGATCTCCACCGTCAATCCCACAAAGCCTCTCTCTCAAAGTCGTTTCCTTTCTCGATGAGCCAAATCTCCTCCGCGTCCGCCACCACCGCCGTGAGAAACCCACTGGGAATGGGAAGAGACCTCTCTTCAATCCCCTTTGCCCTAGCCCAGAAACTCAAACCGGATTCAACCAATCTCGTCACCGATCGctccatttcttcttcaatccgaCAATCTAATCTCAACAACGCAGCCAAGTTCTCGCGTCTCTCGTCTTCCCGAGGTTACACTAACGCATCTTTCTTACCAAAAATTCATTTACTGTATCACATCAACGAAGGTATGGAAGAGATTTTGGCGGATTACGTTCATCAAGAGATGACTAGGCACTTGATGGTGATCTCTCTGGGATTGTTCCAGTTCATCGTGATCAAAGATATTTTCGTGTTTCTTTTCTGA